GCTACCCCCCGCCTTCGCCAGGAGGCGTTCGGCATGTACATGCCGCGTTTCAACGCGGACGTGCAAAAGCAACGGCAAAAGCCAAGGAGGATGCACCCATGAAAGCCAAGAAGACAGCACCCGACACCACCGCAGTCGCCACCGTCAGCCCGTTACCCCATCCACGAAAACCCCAAACAGCCGCAGCCACGGCAGACGGCCAAGGAGATCGTCGCCGCCAACGTCAAGGAGCTTATCGCGCAGTTGGAAGCAGGGCGCAGTGATGCGCTTACAGCCTATCTCGACGCGATGAGCCGCTTCCATAATTACAGCTTCGGGAACGTCCTCGAAATCGCACGGCAGAGGCCGACCGCTACGCGAGTGGCCGGTCTGTACGCATGGAACCAGCTAGGCCGCAAGGTGAAGAAGGGCGAGAAGGGCATCCGGATTCTCGCTCCCATCATTGGCATCAGGCGTAAGAGAGACGAGGAAGCCGAGAAGGACATTACCAAACAGAACACGTCCGTCTTGGTTGGCTTTCGCAATGCCTATGTGTTCGATGTTTCACAGACCGAGGGCGTAGAGCTTCCGGCCATGCGCGAAGTCGGCGGCGACGTTGGCGAGAACCGCGACCGTCTTCTGTCCTTCATTGAACGGCAGGGCATTGAGCTTGTCTTTACCGAGAAGATCGCGCCCGCGTTAGGCGTGAGCTATGGCGGACGCATCGCCATCTTGCCGGGGCAGTCCAAGGCCGAGGAGTTTTCAACCCTCGTGCATGAGTTGGCCCATGAGATGTTGCACAAGGCCGACCGCCGCACCACCACCACCAAGGTAGTGAAAGAGACGGAGGCCGAAGCCGTTGCGTTTGTTGTCGGCAAAGCCGTTGGTCTGAAAGTCGGCACAGCATCGGCTGATTACATCCAGCTTTACCACGGCAATGCTTCCTTGCTGGCCGAGAGCTTGGAAGTGGTGCAGCAGACCTCCGCTGTCATCCTTGCCGCGTTGCAGCCTTCCCGCACCGAGACGATGTCCGATGCAGAACTGGCGAAGGTGGCGTAATGCAAACCATCCTCGCAATCCTCAAGCTGGCCGGTGGGTGGCACCCCGGCCTTCACCTTCACATCGACAATGCGCCGTACATGACGCTTGTCATCGAGGCACTGGACGAGTCCGGCCCGATGGGACTCCCCGCTATCTCTGTCGCGCACTACGGCGAACAGAACGGCGACCTCATGCGCGACCCGGAGATGTGCTTCGAGCTTGGCCTTGCAGGTGGGGCGCATCTCTCCGCGTTCTACTACCGCAACGATTATCTCGGCATCGAGCA
This is a stretch of genomic DNA from Granulicella sp. WH15. It encodes these proteins:
- a CDS encoding ArdC family protein, with the translated sequence MHENPKQPQPRQTAKEIVAANVKELIAQLEAGRSDALTAYLDAMSRFHNYSFGNVLEIARQRPTATRVAGLYAWNQLGRKVKKGEKGIRILAPIIGIRRKRDEEAEKDITKQNTSVLVGFRNAYVFDVSQTEGVELPAMREVGGDVGENRDRLLSFIERQGIELVFTEKIAPALGVSYGGRIAILPGQSKAEEFSTLVHELAHEMLHKADRRTTTTKVVKETEAEAVAFVVGKAVGLKVGTASADYIQLYHGNASLLAESLEVVQQTSAVILAALQPSRTETMSDAELAKVA